The proteins below come from a single Cystobacter ferrugineus genomic window:
- a CDS encoding PAAR domain-containing protein has product MPPAARVGDTQTCPMSDPGPTPHVGGPIVTGENTVLIEGRLASRIGDESLCTGVGAKAKIGSGSPTVIIGGQKAARLGDTLCHGGQIVSGAATVIIGDSGYSAMSAAHDGAAPFVSMESQ; this is encoded by the coding sequence ATGCCACCTGCTGCACGTGTTGGGGATACGCAGACCTGTCCGATGAGCGATCCAGGGCCTACCCCCCATGTGGGTGGGCCTATTGTCACGGGTGAGAACACCGTGCTCATCGAGGGCCGCCTCGCGAGCAGAATCGGTGATGAATCGTTGTGTACGGGCGTGGGGGCGAAAGCCAAGATAGGTTCAGGCTCGCCCACCGTGATAATCGGGGGACAGAAGGCTGCTCGTCTGGGGGATACGCTTTGCCACGGCGGACAGATTGTTTCGGGCGCGGCGACTGTCATCATCGGCGACTCAGGATACAGTGCGATGAGCGCCGCGCATGATGGCGCCGCGCCTTTCGTGAGCATGGAAAGTCAGTGA
- a CDS encoding diaminopimelate decarboxylase family protein has translation MTHAVGASQSLHPKRWGLTRAEGGLCLRGTSLAGLADRWGSPLFVVDADRLDENVRRFQQVPPGVEVFYSYKTNPVPAVLQRLLGLGVGAEVVSPYELWLALRLGVAPGRIIYNGPGKTPRAVRTIVQNDLLLTNLNHREEIALVAQAAEQLGKRPTVGLRVATSDSWSGKFGVPIAGGQALAAYEEALSHSSLRVVGLHAHRGVAIEDAETLEGFVREVLEFCDTLHARLGLAVELLDLGGSLAVPTVLPLDASTLPLDEQVRRKLSIEHYLALLVGQVEDHFRRVGRPMPRLLLEPGRALTGNTQMLLCRVNSLNEAGAVPAHAILDAGESIAHILHREYHEIFHVERWGDSPSETYTLDGPTCSPMDRLRTAIELPRLQLGDTLAVMDAGAYLVSFSNSFCFPQPGIVLLEQGRETLVRRAETYEDMVDRDSYASEVSR, from the coding sequence ATGACTCATGCGGTCGGTGCTTCGCAATCCCTTCATCCCAAGAGATGGGGTCTGACCCGCGCCGAAGGCGGATTGTGTCTGCGGGGCACGTCGCTCGCGGGCCTGGCGGACCGCTGGGGCAGCCCGCTCTTCGTCGTCGACGCGGACCGGCTCGACGAGAACGTCCGGCGCTTCCAGCAGGTGCCGCCAGGAGTCGAGGTCTTCTATTCCTACAAGACCAATCCCGTTCCGGCCGTGCTCCAGAGATTGTTGGGGCTCGGCGTGGGCGCCGAGGTCGTCTCCCCGTACGAGCTCTGGCTCGCCCTGCGGCTCGGCGTCGCGCCCGGACGGATCATCTACAATGGTCCGGGCAAGACGCCGCGCGCGGTGCGCACGATCGTCCAGAACGATCTCCTGCTCACCAACCTGAATCATCGCGAGGAGATCGCGCTCGTCGCCCAAGCGGCTGAGCAGCTCGGCAAGCGGCCCACGGTGGGCCTGCGCGTGGCCACCTCCGATAGTTGGTCGGGCAAGTTCGGTGTCCCCATCGCCGGAGGGCAGGCGCTGGCGGCCTACGAGGAGGCGCTCTCGCATTCCTCGCTGAGGGTCGTCGGGTTGCACGCGCACCGGGGCGTGGCCATCGAGGACGCCGAGACGCTGGAGGGCTTCGTTCGCGAGGTGCTGGAGTTCTGTGACACGCTCCACGCCCGGCTTGGCCTCGCCGTGGAGTTGCTCGACCTCGGCGGGAGCCTGGCGGTCCCGACGGTGCTGCCCCTCGACGCCTCGACGCTCCCGCTCGACGAGCAGGTCCGCCGCAAGCTGTCGATCGAACACTATCTCGCGCTGCTGGTCGGCCAGGTCGAGGACCACTTCCGTCGCGTCGGCCGTCCCATGCCCCGCCTCCTGCTGGAGCCTGGACGGGCGCTGACCGGAAATACCCAGATGCTGCTGTGCCGGGTCAACAGCCTCAACGAGGCCGGGGCGGTGCCCGCGCACGCGATCCTGGATGCTGGCGAGAGCATCGCCCACATCCTGCACCGCGAGTATCACGAGATCTTCCATGTCGAGCGATGGGGCGACTCGCCGAGCGAGACGTACACCCTCGACGGCCCCACCTGCAGCCCGATGGACCGCCTGCGCACCGCGATCGAACTTCCCCGGCTCCAGCTCGGAGACACGCTCGCGGTCATGGACGCGGGGGCCTATCTGGTCTCCTTCTCCAACTCCTTCTGTTTTCCACAGCCGGGCATCGTGCTCCTGGAGCAGGGCCGCGAGACGCTCGTCCGTCGCGCGGAGACCTACGAGGACATGGTCGACCGGGATTCCTACGCGAGCGAGGTTTCCCGGTGA
- a CDS encoding RHS repeat-associated core domain-containing protein has translation MRILPLKEEALRQAASAGCLYAVLDACGSPSVPARILGLGEGQGSVLYRGQAAETFGDKAPYLARVDLALLAWIEQELWNAPWGIFLTCQAGFLAVETHLRRFLTVSSPQGDEWLFRFYDPRLLRPFLESCSEEEALEFFGPLESFILVGSSVPPHRLCLTARDNAPVGVPSRRSVGERFAIREAHLAALRPVTHGHVPEMLLSHYKEKGYNVKRDASTRDLVCTDARGFRTRLSFGSDGLPRRLLLATGAVCELEPDVQGRLAALVYPGGERMEMRYDENGHLAALTRPGLMDYQFTNDSLGRLRRVQHPDATVTRLDYGDGPWAREVIDRAGAATRYDYTPKGTLRAVIDPLGRQRRYECDADGRLSAICHPDGSRESFTHNADSHSSTLTLRDGRSVQRELDERGAPRAIHWPDGRSVQLRFDPSGRVLSAQDEQTSLSKRYDSLGRLIEEVSGDERITYGYDEAGNLTRMATSGGLRFEYEYDEVGRLRQARDGSSRAYGVEYTPEGSVQRLVYGNRLVEDQRHERGGRLTQARVQDPQGHLLSEQHYAYDVCERLISMRDEGASAQQQPSVARRFHYDPEGRLLLDEDVGDRGPLRTRAFLYDLKGNLIRDDDVELRIGLMDEPLARGGVSIEYDRLGNMLRLPGTQGELECRYSADSLLRELQVAGLRLQFSYDALGRRISKTDGLRTWRYCWSGHQLLWEECVSGPDAVAVRRTYFYLPGGTVPVSFEEAGHSYWLQHDARGSPIRVFDEQGVVVWQAHYDSFGQAHETIARVRQPWRLQGQYEDTESGLYYNFGRYYSPYLKSYLTRDPHWFKPDANHYSYCANDPWNKADPLGGFWHILGGAVVGAVIGGVIAAAKGENVWVGALEGAVVGAAFAVNPALGAAAVFAVDVIHQGIANGWSNICWSCAAASALIALVGGQLLKGLFSGLSKFMGAPLRSLLNSQWMSSLAGQLRAGASRLLSGLTSSRVWNLVSRLYSTCVGHPVDVATGKVFTEGTDFELPGPLPLKWTRVWYSCSAYQGPLGHGWHHSLDLALLVGRDVVVARLEDGRYTSFEPPRPGRPTRRGQEQLTLHVTEHAYLLESRSGLRYLFPRQDTLGEQVARLEPDASLTLPLARIEDSNGNGIDFHREHGRLTGIRDSAGRRLSIRHDPEGRILEITLSPSTDSGTAHCLVSYRYGPQGDLSEVRDALGHASTFDYRHHLLVQETDRTGFSFYFEYDRDDLDARCLRTWGDGRIYERRLQYDTNLQQTKVTDSRDASTVYEWNSLGLVTREVRPSGGELRFLWDEEGRKLMEVDANGGMTSYVYDMHGRLVAETNPAGATTTLRRDDVGNVTQIIDPLGQVWTQTYDERRNLTSTVDPLGHCWKYEVDGRGLLKRVVDPQGQIAELEWDGKGNLLEFVDRTGVGIRYLYDALGRQVKRTDVHGGDTWLRWDAQGNLLEVIAPQQRVSRFTYDPEGSVLSATDPQGRTQEYTYGPRGVLTSIRAPSGALQCFEYDLELEPTRITNALGQEWRFVRDIHGRICTEQTFDGCRLQYEYDVSNRLIAQINGRGQRILFDWDIAGRIRQRILADGSSEHFEYDALGRLVRARNNAADVTWKYDQTGQILEESCNGSVVRSTYDAVGNRISRQSPFGSLISLAHDAEGRLSRVDGPRGTLLKMEYDKQGRESKRSLVRDIASEREYSPEGVLQHSQTLVRGRMVLSRQYTYGISGQLLSVWDEQFGKIHYQRDVDGRLLSTQFPDRVLELYQYDGAGNVPGIPKTSEGAGVRDTFVEGFRLKYDEDGNLIEKQGMGERWEYTYNSLSQLVRAVGTRRGSAGSRIPRKPEGMESIVDFKYDPLGRRVEKLVTEAEGRSYRVDFLWDEEVLLGERRHCQQQDGPTSCRAGKDEEIEYFFRPNGFEPLLQIEKGEVYLVECDHLDTPHALVSFGGEVVWEGYVHGFGRLRETSGVANAPPFRFPGQYEDVETGLYYNRFRYYDPDLRQYTSRDPMGSAGGLEPWNYVPDPTGWVDPWGLISCYVRDFIKAYPKFNKFVGKGMMDIHHRIPQMYFRNGLFRGDKHALSNLYALPRDVHQKIVTPQWNAFSRQNPHATQADVVRFAMKMDKQIARYINAIGR, from the coding sequence ATGCGGATTCTTCCTTTGAAGGAGGAGGCGCTACGGCAAGCGGCCTCCGCCGGTTGCCTCTATGCGGTTCTCGACGCCTGCGGCTCACCGAGTGTGCCAGCCAGAATCCTTGGGCTTGGTGAGGGACAGGGCTCTGTTCTGTACCGCGGTCAGGCGGCCGAGACCTTCGGTGACAAGGCCCCCTACCTCGCACGCGTCGATCTCGCCCTGCTCGCTTGGATCGAGCAAGAACTGTGGAATGCGCCCTGGGGCATCTTCCTGACCTGTCAGGCTGGGTTTCTAGCCGTCGAAACCCATTTGCGCAGGTTCTTGACTGTCAGCTCACCCCAGGGGGACGAGTGGCTCTTCCGGTTCTATGACCCTCGCTTGCTGCGGCCCTTCCTCGAGAGTTGCAGCGAGGAAGAGGCCCTCGAGTTCTTTGGTCCCCTGGAGAGCTTCATCCTGGTTGGTTCTTCCGTCCCGCCGCATCGGTTGTGTTTGACGGCCAGGGACAACGCTCCGGTAGGGGTCCCGTCCCGCCGCAGCGTTGGAGAGCGGTTCGCCATCCGGGAAGCTCATCTGGCTGCGCTCCGGCCAGTGACCCATGGTCATGTGCCGGAGATGTTGCTGTCTCACTACAAGGAGAAAGGCTACAACGTTAAACGGGATGCGTCCACCAGGGATCTCGTGTGCACGGATGCGCGAGGCTTTCGGACACGGCTTTCCTTCGGCTCCGATGGACTGCCCCGCCGCCTCCTTCTCGCCACCGGTGCGGTGTGTGAACTGGAGCCCGATGTCCAGGGCCGACTCGCCGCACTCGTGTACCCTGGTGGCGAGCGCATGGAGATGCGCTACGACGAGAACGGCCATTTGGCGGCGCTCACACGACCTGGGCTGATGGATTACCAGTTCACCAACGACTCGTTGGGACGCCTTCGCCGCGTGCAGCACCCGGATGCCACCGTTACCCGCCTCGACTATGGCGATGGACCCTGGGCGCGCGAGGTGATTGACCGCGCCGGAGCCGCCACACGCTACGACTATACTCCAAAGGGGACTCTACGCGCGGTCATCGATCCATTGGGCCGTCAGCGCCGCTATGAGTGCGATGCCGACGGCCGCTTGAGCGCCATCTGCCATCCCGACGGCTCCCGGGAGTCCTTCACGCACAATGCCGACAGTCATTCCTCCACCTTAACGCTGCGCGACGGACGGAGCGTTCAGCGCGAACTGGATGAACGAGGGGCGCCGCGAGCCATTCACTGGCCCGATGGGCGTTCGGTCCAATTGCGGTTCGATCCTTCCGGGCGTGTCCTCTCCGCTCAGGATGAGCAGACCTCGCTGAGTAAGCGCTACGACTCCCTGGGACGGCTCATCGAGGAGGTTTCGGGTGATGAACGCATCACCTATGGCTACGATGAGGCAGGAAATCTCACACGAATGGCCACTTCGGGCGGGCTTCGTTTCGAGTATGAATATGACGAGGTAGGCCGGCTTCGTCAGGCTCGGGATGGAAGCAGTCGTGCGTACGGTGTCGAATACACACCGGAGGGCAGTGTCCAGAGGTTGGTCTACGGCAACAGGCTCGTAGAGGACCAGCGGCATGAGCGTGGCGGCCGGCTTACGCAGGCACGCGTCCAGGATCCGCAGGGACACCTCCTGAGCGAGCAGCATTATGCGTACGATGTGTGCGAACGTCTGATCTCGATGCGGGATGAGGGCGCATCCGCGCAACAGCAACCGTCCGTGGCCCGCCGGTTCCACTACGATCCGGAGGGCCGACTCCTTCTCGATGAAGATGTGGGTGACCGAGGGCCGTTGAGGACCCGAGCCTTCCTCTACGACCTCAAGGGCAACCTCATTCGGGACGATGACGTGGAACTCCGCATCGGATTGATGGACGAGCCGCTCGCGCGCGGAGGGGTGTCCATCGAATATGATCGATTGGGCAACATGCTGCGGTTGCCTGGCACTCAAGGCGAGCTGGAGTGCCGCTATTCCGCTGATAGCCTGTTGCGAGAATTACAGGTAGCGGGCCTGCGCCTCCAATTCTCCTACGACGCCCTGGGCAGGCGCATCTCCAAAACGGATGGGCTCCGGACGTGGCGCTATTGCTGGTCAGGGCACCAGTTGCTTTGGGAGGAGTGTGTCAGTGGACCAGACGCCGTCGCGGTACGGAGAACCTATTTCTACCTGCCGGGAGGCACGGTTCCTGTTTCCTTCGAGGAAGCGGGGCACTCCTATTGGTTGCAACATGATGCGCGTGGTAGCCCCATCCGGGTGTTCGATGAACAGGGAGTCGTCGTCTGGCAGGCGCATTATGACTCTTTCGGTCAGGCCCACGAGACCATCGCCCGCGTGCGCCAGCCCTGGCGGCTTCAGGGGCAGTACGAAGACACCGAAAGCGGATTGTACTACAATTTCGGGCGTTACTATAGCCCGTACCTCAAATCCTATCTCACGCGAGATCCCCACTGGTTCAAGCCCGACGCGAATCATTACAGCTACTGTGCCAACGATCCCTGGAACAAGGCGGACCCGCTGGGTGGCTTCTGGCACATCCTCGGGGGGGCGGTCGTCGGAGCGGTCATCGGAGGGGTCATCGCCGCTGCGAAGGGAGAGAACGTCTGGGTGGGCGCTTTGGAAGGCGCTGTGGTTGGTGCCGCCTTCGCGGTCAATCCGGCACTGGGGGCGGCCGCAGTGTTCGCTGTCGACGTCATCCACCAAGGGATCGCGAATGGCTGGAGCAATATCTGCTGGTCTTGCGCCGCCGCCTCGGCGCTCATCGCGCTCGTGGGAGGCCAGCTGCTCAAGGGTCTTTTTTCCGGGCTGAGCAAGTTCATGGGCGCTCCGTTGAGAAGTCTCTTGAATTCTCAATGGATGAGCAGTTTGGCCGGGCAACTCCGCGCCGGTGCGAGCCGCCTGTTGAGTGGTCTGACGAGTTCGCGCGTCTGGAATCTGGTCAGCAGGCTGTACTCCACCTGCGTGGGTCACCCCGTGGATGTGGCCACGGGCAAGGTCTTCACCGAGGGAACGGATTTTGAACTGCCAGGACCACTCCCGCTGAAGTGGACGCGGGTATGGTATAGTTGCTCGGCATACCAGGGGCCACTCGGGCATGGGTGGCATCACAGCTTGGATCTGGCCCTGCTGGTGGGTCGGGATGTCGTCGTCGCAAGGTTGGAGGATGGCCGTTATACGTCCTTCGAACCGCCACGGCCCGGACGTCCGACACGGCGAGGACAAGAGCAGCTCACGCTGCACGTCACGGAGCATGCCTACCTGTTGGAGAGTCGATCGGGCCTCCGCTACCTGTTCCCCCGTCAGGACACGCTGGGGGAGCAGGTGGCCAGGCTCGAGCCGGATGCCTCTCTGACCCTGCCCCTGGCTCGTATCGAAGACAGCAACGGAAATGGTATCGATTTTCATCGGGAGCACGGCCGGCTCACGGGCATCCGCGACAGTGCTGGACGGCGGCTCTCCATCCGCCACGATCCCGAAGGGCGCATCCTGGAGATAACCCTCTCCCCATCCACGGATTCTGGGACAGCGCATTGTCTGGTCAGTTATCGTTATGGCCCGCAGGGGGATCTGAGCGAAGTTCGCGATGCCCTGGGGCATGCCTCGACCTTTGATTACCGTCACCACCTGCTCGTTCAGGAGACCGACCGGACAGGGTTCTCTTTCTATTTCGAGTACGATCGGGATGATCTGGATGCGCGGTGCCTGCGCACATGGGGCGATGGACGGATCTACGAGCGAAGGCTGCAATATGATACAAATCTTCAGCAGACGAAGGTAACGGACTCCAGGGACGCGAGCACCGTCTATGAGTGGAACAGTCTGGGGCTGGTGACAAGAGAGGTGAGGCCTTCTGGCGGCGAGCTTCGTTTCCTCTGGGATGAGGAGGGCAGGAAGCTCATGGAGGTGGATGCCAACGGGGGGATGACCTCTTATGTCTATGATATGCACGGACGGCTGGTGGCTGAGACCAACCCGGCGGGGGCGACCACCACGCTGCGCCGTGACGATGTGGGCAATGTCACCCAGATCATCGACCCCTTGGGACAGGTGTGGACACAGACCTACGATGAGCGCCGAAATCTGACCTCGACGGTAGACCCACTGGGCCATTGTTGGAAATACGAAGTGGATGGCCGCGGGTTGCTCAAGCGGGTCGTTGATCCGCAGGGGCAGATCGCGGAACTGGAGTGGGATGGGAAAGGAAATCTGCTCGAGTTCGTGGATCGTACGGGGGTTGGAATACGCTACCTGTACGACGCGCTGGGCCGTCAGGTAAAACGGACGGATGTGCACGGGGGGGACACATGGTTGCGATGGGATGCCCAGGGGAATCTCCTTGAAGTGATTGCCCCCCAACAACGGGTGTCCCGGTTCACGTATGACCCGGAAGGGAGTGTGCTCAGTGCCACGGACCCGCAGGGTCGGACCCAGGAATATACCTATGGGCCCCGGGGGGTTCTGACAAGCATCCGGGCTCCCAGCGGGGCGCTTCAGTGCTTTGAATACGACCTGGAACTAGAACCGACCCGGATCACGAATGCCCTGGGACAAGAATGGCGATTCGTCCGAGACATTCATGGCAGGATCTGCACCGAGCAGACCTTTGATGGGTGTCGGCTCCAGTATGAGTATGATGTTTCCAATCGCTTGATCGCCCAGATCAATGGACGTGGCCAGCGGATCCTGTTTGATTGGGACATCGCGGGAAGGATCCGTCAGCGGATCCTCGCTGATGGATCGAGCGAGCACTTCGAGTATGATGCACTGGGCCGGCTCGTGCGCGCGAGGAACAACGCCGCCGATGTGACCTGGAAGTATGACCAGACCGGGCAGATCCTCGAGGAATCCTGCAACGGCTCGGTGGTCCGGAGTACCTACGATGCGGTGGGTAACCGGATCTCCCGCCAGTCCCCCTTCGGGTCACTGATCAGTCTGGCGCATGACGCCGAAGGCCGCCTGTCCCGTGTGGATGGACCGCGCGGTACATTGCTGAAGATGGAGTATGACAAGCAAGGGCGTGAGTCGAAACGCAGTCTGGTCAGGGACATTGCCAGCGAGCGTGAATACTCACCGGAGGGAGTTCTACAACACAGCCAGACCCTGGTGCGTGGTCGCATGGTGCTCTCCCGCCAATACACATACGGTATTTCTGGACAACTCCTGTCCGTTTGGGATGAGCAATTCGGCAAGATCCACTACCAGCGTGACGTGGATGGCCGACTGCTGTCGACGCAGTTCCCGGATCGTGTACTCGAGCTCTATCAGTACGATGGCGCGGGAAACGTACCAGGCATTCCGAAAACATCGGAGGGAGCGGGAGTTCGAGACACGTTCGTGGAGGGCTTCCGTCTGAAGTACGATGAGGATGGAAACCTCATCGAGAAGCAGGGCATGGGGGAACGGTGGGAATACACGTATAATTCGTTGAGCCAACTCGTCCGTGCAGTGGGAACCCGTCGAGGCTCGGCTGGTTCTCGAATACCGCGAAAACCCGAGGGGATGGAGTCAATCGTGGACTTCAAATACGATCCCCTGGGGCGCAGGGTCGAGAAGCTCGTTACCGAGGCGGAAGGCCGTTCATACCGGGTCGACTTCCTATGGGATGAGGAGGTGCTGCTGGGAGAGCGCCGGCATTGCCAGCAGCAGGACGGTCCGACTTCCTGTCGAGCGGGCAAGGACGAGGAAATCGAATACTTCTTTCGTCCGAATGGCTTCGAGCCGCTCCTGCAAATAGAAAAGGGCGAGGTGTATCTCGTCGAATGCGACCATCTTGACACCCCCCATGCCCTGGTGAGCTTTGGCGGAGAGGTGGTGTGGGAGGGGTATGTCCACGGGTTTGGACGCCTCCGGGAGACTTCCGGTGTCGCCAACGCTCCGCCTTTCCGCTTTCCTGGGCAGTACGAGGACGTTGAGACGGGACTCTACTACAACCGTTTTCGGTACTACGATCCCGATTTGAGGCAGTACACCAGCAGGGATCCGATGGGATCAGCTGGCGGTCTGGAGCCCTGGAACTACGTCCCAGACCCGACTGGCTGGGTAGATCCCTGGGGCCTGATCTCATGCTATGTGCGCGACTTCATCAAGGCATACCCAAAGTTCAATAAGTTCGTGGGCAAGGGGATGATGGATATACATCACCGGATTCCTCAAATGTATTTCCGGAATGGCCTCTTCCGAGGCGACAAGCACGCTCTGTCGAATCTGTACGCCCTGCCACGCGATGTGCATCAGAAGATCGTGACGCCTCAGTGGAATGCCTTTTCAAGACAAAATCCGCACGCGACGCAAGCGGATGTCGTAAGGTTCGCCATGAAGATGGACAAGCAGATTGCTCGATACATCAACGCGATTGGAAGATAA
- a CDS encoding S9 family peptidase, translating to MQLRSTLVRVLAAATLVPALALAAPNATPAPAVPRPSKQYTVEQFMTTTKLSGASFSPDEKRVLFSSNESGIFNAYTLPLSGGKAKALTRSKTDSTYAVSFFPKDERILFTRDQGGNEANHLFVRTPDGKERDLSPGDKLKAMFVRWSDDDSAFYVLTNERDARFFDLYRYDAKTYARTLVYQNDTGLSLEEVSPDGRWLAFNKVRTTNDSDIHLYDVEKKELTHITPHQGDAFFQASSFDPNSSALYFLTDQGSEFKRVARYTLATGVVEEVERADWDVMYTYFSRKGGFRVTAINEDGRTVIRVHDQKTGKLLALPQLPAGDITSVRISDSEKRMAFYHNGDRSPSNLFVYDFGTKKVSRLTDARNKQMDPEDLVEAQVVRFKSFDGMEIPNILFKPHQASADAKAPAIVWVHGGPGGQTRKGYSPVIQYLVNHGYVVLGINNRGSSGYGKSFFAADDQKHGHEPLLDCIEARKYLASLPYVDAERIGIAGGSYGGYMTLAALAFHPDAFKAGIDIFGVSNWLRTLQSIPPWWESQREALYKEIGDPAKQEQMLRDISPLFHAEKISKPLLVLQGANDPRVIQPESDEIVQAVKKNGIPVEYVIFPDEGHGFTKKKNEVEAYSRMLGFLDTHLRASGPAPVN from the coding sequence ATGCAGCTCAGGTCCACCCTCGTGCGAGTACTGGCCGCGGCCACGCTCGTGCCCGCCCTCGCACTCGCTGCGCCCAACGCGACGCCGGCCCCGGCCGTCCCCCGGCCCTCCAAGCAGTACACCGTCGAGCAGTTCATGACGACGACGAAGCTCTCCGGCGCCTCCTTCTCGCCGGACGAAAAGCGCGTCCTCTTTTCCTCCAACGAGAGTGGCATCTTCAACGCATACACCTTGCCCCTCAGCGGTGGGAAGGCGAAGGCGCTCACCCGCTCGAAGACGGACTCCACCTATGCCGTGAGCTTCTTCCCCAAGGACGAGCGCATCCTCTTCACGCGCGACCAGGGGGGCAACGAAGCCAACCACCTCTTCGTGCGCACTCCGGATGGCAAGGAGCGAGACCTGTCGCCCGGCGACAAGCTGAAGGCCATGTTCGTGCGCTGGAGCGATGATGACTCGGCCTTCTACGTCCTCACCAACGAGCGCGACGCGCGGTTCTTCGACCTCTACCGCTACGACGCGAAGACGTATGCGCGCACGCTCGTCTACCAGAACGACACCGGCCTCTCCCTCGAGGAGGTCTCGCCCGATGGAAGGTGGCTCGCCTTCAACAAGGTGCGGACCACCAACGACTCGGACATCCACCTCTACGACGTGGAGAAGAAGGAGCTCACGCACATCACCCCGCACCAGGGCGACGCGTTCTTCCAGGCGAGCTCCTTCGACCCGAACTCCAGCGCCCTCTACTTCCTCACGGACCAGGGCTCCGAGTTCAAGCGCGTGGCTCGCTACACGCTGGCGACCGGAGTGGTGGAGGAGGTGGAGCGCGCCGACTGGGACGTGATGTACACGTACTTCTCGCGCAAGGGCGGCTTCCGCGTCACCGCCATCAACGAGGACGGCCGCACCGTCATCCGCGTGCATGATCAGAAGACAGGCAAGCTCCTGGCGCTGCCGCAGCTTCCCGCGGGGGACATCACCTCGGTGCGCATCTCGGACAGCGAGAAGCGGATGGCCTTCTACCACAATGGGGATCGCTCCCCGTCGAACCTCTTCGTCTACGACTTCGGCACGAAGAAGGTCAGCCGTCTCACCGACGCGAGGAACAAGCAGATGGACCCGGAGGATCTCGTCGAGGCCCAGGTGGTGCGCTTCAAGTCCTTCGACGGGATGGAGATTCCCAACATCCTCTTCAAACCGCACCAGGCCAGCGCCGACGCCAAGGCACCCGCCATTGTCTGGGTGCACGGCGGCCCCGGGGGGCAGACGCGCAAGGGCTATTCCCCGGTCATCCAGTACCTCGTCAACCACGGCTACGTCGTGCTGGGCATCAACAACCGCGGCAGCTCCGGCTACGGCAAGAGCTTCTTCGCCGCGGATGACCAGAAACACGGCCACGAGCCACTGCTGGACTGCATCGAGGCCCGGAAGTACCTGGCCAGCCTGCCCTACGTGGACGCCGAGCGCATCGGCATCGCCGGTGGCAGCTACGGTGGCTACATGACGCTGGCCGCGCTCGCCTTCCACCCGGATGCCTTCAAGGCGGGCATCGACATCTTCGGTGTCTCCAACTGGCTGCGCACGCTCCAGAGCATCCCGCCCTGGTGGGAGAGCCAGCGTGAGGCCCTCTACAAGGAGATCGGCGACCCGGCGAAGCAGGAGCAGATGCTGCGCGACATCTCACCCCTCTTCCACGCGGAGAAGATCTCCAAGCCGCTGCTCGTCCTGCAGGGCGCCAATGATCCGCGCGTCATCCAGCCCGAGTCGGATGAAATCGTGCAGGCGGTGAAGAAGAACGGCATCCCGGTGGAGTACGTCATCTTCCCAGACGAGGGCCACGGCTTCACCAAGAAGAAGAACGAGGTGGAGGCCTACTCGCGGATGCTCGGCTTCCTGGATACGCACCTGAGGGCCAGTGGCCCGGCCCCGGTGAACTGA
- a CDS encoding alpha/beta fold hydrolase — MHFPSVAPRDFYELRLWQIWSGVLRRNDFGAKDDFFALGGDRSTAETVRAVISHRFDAPLTLEAFLEGPTIERIGCRLRARSRKLNEESLVPLQPHGAKRPLFFLPGGEGSMFNYHALARRMGPDQPLYGLQSRGLCGERPPFTRIEDMAADHIESMRTVQPHGPYLLGGHCAGSMVALEMALQLRRRGEQVAMLVACDAWSPEFFRLRIPNETFLDDLPEFYAIIAANFRYWFGQELGLRSEDMRALEPRQRIERFMHLARSHGVYPPDEPDERIERVLAVFRAVSHGDYKPAERFQGPLTFLRGHDSKFCETLTEGWEDVSTQPLRLRVVPGNHVSLLTEPHVEVVANEIRAAIAESGVS; from the coding sequence ATGCACTTCCCTTCCGTGGCCCCCCGGGATTTCTACGAGCTGCGGCTCTGGCAGATCTGGTCAGGCGTCCTGCGCCGGAACGACTTCGGAGCGAAGGATGACTTCTTCGCGCTCGGGGGCGACCGGAGCACGGCGGAGACCGTCCGGGCCGTGATCTCCCATCGGTTCGATGCCCCGCTCACGCTGGAGGCGTTCCTCGAGGGGCCGACGATCGAGCGCATCGGTTGCCGCCTGCGCGCGCGCTCGAGGAAGCTCAACGAGGAGTCCCTCGTTCCACTCCAGCCGCACGGCGCGAAGCGCCCCCTCTTCTTCCTGCCGGGAGGAGAGGGCTCCATGTTCAACTATCACGCGCTCGCGCGCCGGATGGGGCCGGATCAGCCCTTGTACGGCCTTCAGAGCCGGGGACTCTGTGGAGAGCGTCCCCCGTTCACTCGCATCGAGGACATGGCGGCCGACCACATCGAGTCCATGCGGACCGTGCAGCCGCACGGCCCCTACCTCCTGGGAGGCCACTGCGCTGGCAGCATGGTCGCGCTGGAGATGGCGCTGCAACTGCGGCGCCGTGGGGAACAGGTGGCCATGCTCGTCGCGTGCGACGCCTGGTCGCCCGAGTTCTTCCGCCTCCGCATCCCGAACGAGACCTTCCTGGACGACCTCCCCGAGTTCTACGCCATCATCGCGGCGAACTTCCGGTACTGGTTCGGTCAGGAACTCGGGCTGAGGAGCGAGGACATGCGCGCCCTCGAGCCGCGGCAGCGCATCGAGCGGTTCATGCACCTCGCCCGGAGTCACGGGGTGTATCCGCCGGACGAGCCCGACGAGCGCATCGAGCGCGTCCTGGCTGTGTTCCGCGCGGTCAGCCATGGCGACTACAAGCCAGCCGAGCGCTTCCAGGGTCCGCTCACCTTCCTGCGCGGTCATGACAGCAAGTTCTGCGAGACGCTCACCGAGGGCTGGGAGGACGTCTCGACCCAGCCGCTGCGCCTGCGCGTGGTTCCGGGCAACCATGTGTCGCTCTTGACCGAGCCGCACGTGGAGGTGGTGGCGAACGAGATCCGCGCCGCCATCGCGGAGTCGGGCGTGTCCTGA